In one Polaribacter sp. ALD11 genomic region, the following are encoded:
- a CDS encoding protein-L-isoaspartate(D-aspartate) O-methyltransferase, with protein sequence MKDTSKHQGLRNQLATVLEAKGITDNNVLNAIREIPRHLFIDSSFEAHAYQDKAFPIAAEQTISMPYTVAFQSQTLEIKPGDKVLEIGTGSGYQTAVLLELKAVVYSIERQKELFKRTSLFLPKIGYKPKRFIFGDGYIGLKEQAPFDKIIVTAGAPFVPNPLLAQLKIGGMLLIPVGDKTQIMTLFIRKSAKEFEKHELGDFAFVPMLEEKN encoded by the coding sequence TTGAAAGATACTTCAAAACACCAAGGGCTTAGAAATCAACTTGCTACTGTACTAGAAGCAAAAGGTATTACAGACAATAATGTACTGAATGCGATACGAGAAATTCCGCGTCACTTGTTTATAGACTCAAGTTTTGAAGCACACGCGTACCAAGACAAAGCATTTCCTATTGCTGCAGAACAAACTATTTCTATGCCATATACTGTGGCTTTTCAATCGCAGACCTTAGAAATAAAACCAGGTGATAAAGTTTTAGAAATTGGTACTGGTTCTGGGTATCAGACAGCTGTTTTGTTAGAGTTAAAAGCCGTTGTATATTCTATAGAAAGACAAAAAGAATTGTTTAAAAGAACCTCATTATTCTTGCCGAAAATTGGTTATAAACCAAAACGATTTATTTTTGGTGACGGTTATATTGGTTTAAAGGAACAAGCGCCTTTCGATAAAATTATTGTGACTGCTGGTGCACCTTTTGTACCAAATCCGTTATTAGCACAATTAAAAATAGGAGGGATGTTGTTAATTCCTGTTGGTGATAAAACTCAAATAATGACACTTTTTATTAGAAAATCTGCCAAAGAATTCGAAAAACACGAATTAGGAGATTTTGCTTTTGTACCGATGTTAGAAGAGAAAAATTAA
- a CDS encoding Gfo/Idh/MocA family protein yields the protein MLKAGVLGAGHLGKIHLRLLQQSEKYELVGFFDPFTENAEKVAKEFGYKLFGSIEELIAAVEVVDIVTPTLSHFECAKMAIEKGRHIFIEKPITKTVLEAEAINTLASQFHVKGQVGHVERFNPAFTAVKDKIDTPMFIETHRLAEFNPRGTDVPVVLDLMIHDIDIILSVIDSKVKNVHASGISVISETPDIANARIEFENGCVANLTASRISMKNMRKTRFFQKDAYISVDFLEKKSEIVRMKEVPNNPDEFAMILQNAEGVKKQIYFDNPEIENNNAILDELDSFADAINNKTVPVVSLRQGAEALRVAQMIIDCF from the coding sequence ATGCTAAAAGCTGGAGTTTTGGGTGCTGGTCATCTTGGAAAAATTCATTTACGTTTATTACAACAATCAGAAAAATACGAATTGGTTGGTTTTTTTGATCCATTTACAGAAAATGCCGAAAAAGTAGCCAAGGAATTTGGTTATAAATTATTCGGTTCTATTGAAGAATTAATTGCTGCGGTAGAAGTAGTAGATATTGTTACACCAACATTATCTCATTTTGAGTGTGCTAAAATGGCCATTGAAAAAGGACGCCATATTTTTATAGAAAAACCAATTACTAAAACCGTTTTAGAAGCAGAAGCTATAAATACTTTGGCTAGCCAGTTTCACGTAAAAGGTCAAGTAGGTCATGTAGAGCGATTTAACCCAGCATTTACTGCCGTTAAAGATAAAATTGATACGCCAATGTTTATTGAAACGCATCGATTGGCAGAGTTTAACCCAAGAGGAACCGATGTTCCTGTGGTGTTAGATTTAATGATTCATGATATTGATATTATTCTTTCTGTGATCGATTCTAAAGTTAAGAATGTACATGCAAGTGGAATTTCTGTTATTTCTGAAACTCCAGATATTGCAAATGCAAGAATAGAGTTTGAAAACGGTTGTGTTGCCAATTTAACGGCAAGTAGAATTTCTATGAAAAACATGCGTAAAACACGTTTTTTTCAGAAAGACGCTTATATTTCTGTCGATTTTTTAGAGAAAAAATCTGAGATTGTTAGAATGAAAGAGGTTCCTAATAATCCGGATGAGTTTGCAATGATTTTGCAAAATGCAGAAGGTGTTAAGAAACAAATTTATTTTGACAATCCTGAAATCGAAAACAACAATGCTATTTTAGACGAATTAGACTCTTTTGCAGATGCTATTAATAACAAAACAGTACCTGTGGTTTCTTTGCGTCAAGGTGCAGAAGCTTTAAGAGTTGCACAAATGATTATTGATTGTTTTTAA